The Stenotrophomonas sp. ZAC14D1_NAIMI4_1 DNA segment TAGCGGCCGGCAATGGTCGCGCCCGGCGCCGGCAGCGCTTCGCACCGCCACACGTGATCGACATTGAAGGAACCGACGACAACGACACTGCTGCTCATAGGGGATGTCTTCTCAAACAAGGGTTCAACTGAAGTGCGTCAGCACGCCGGCGATGGTGGCCGTCATGAAGGTGGCAATGGTACCGCCCAGCACGGCGCGCAGGCCGAACTTGGCCAGGTCGTGGCGACGTTCCGGGGCCAGGCCACCGATGCCGCCGATCTGGATGGCGATCGAGCTGAAGTTGGCGAAGCCGCACAGGGCGTAGGTCGCGATCAGGCGGCCTTCGTCGGACAGCGACACGCCGGCGACCTGGCCGTTCACGATCTGCGACAGCTCGGTGTAGGCCACGAATTCGTTGATGACGACCTTCTGGCCGATCAGCGAACCGACGGTGGTGGCATCGGCCCACGGGGTGCCGATGACCCAGGCGATCGGGGCCAGCACGTAGCCGAAGATGGTCGACAGGTTGGTCGGCTTGCCGATGGCGGCGGCCAGGCCGGTGACATCACCGATCCAGGTCAGCGGGGCGTTCAGCAGGGCGATCAGGGCGATGAAGGCCAGCAGCATCGCGCCGATGTTCAGCGCCAGCTTCAGGCCGTCACCGGCGCCGGCCGCAGCCGCGTCGATGATGTTGCTGGAGGTCTTCTCCACTTCCATCTTCACCGTGCCGCGGGTGAGCGGGGTGCCGGTTTCCGGGATCAGCAGCTTGGCCACGACCAGGGTGGCCGGGGCCGCCATGATGCTGGCAGCCAGCAGATGCTTGGCATAGAAGGCCTGCTGCACCGGGTCACCGCCGCCCAGCATGCCCACGTAGGCCGCCAGCACGCCGCCGGCGATGTGGGCCATGCCGCCGATCATCATGGTCAGCAGCTCGGACTGGGTCATCCTGGCGATGTACGGGCGCACGGTCAGCGGCGCCTCGGTCTGGCCGATGAAGACGCTGGCGCAGACGCTGGTGGTTTCCGCACCCGACACGCGCATCACCTTGGTGATCGACCACGCCATCACGCGGACGATGCCCTGCATGACGTTCAGGTGGTACATCACGCCCATCAGCGCCGAGAAGAAGATGATGGTCGGCAGCACCTGGAAGGCGAAGATGAAGCCGTAGTTCTTGGTGTCCATCAACGAGCCGAAGATGAAGCCCGAGCCCTCGTTGACGAAGCTGAGGATCTTGACGAAGCCCTTGCCCAGGGCATCGAACACGTCGCGCCCGCCGGGCACCAGGATCACCAGCGCCGCGAAGGCGATCTGCAGGGTGATGCCGGTGATGACCAGCTTCCAGTCCACCGCGCGCTTGTTATTGGAAAACAGCCAGGTGATGCCGATCAGCACCGCCAACCCGAAAAGGCCGAAGCCGATCCTGCCCAAACCTTCGACCATGAGAGCTCCCCCCGGGGGCGCGCGAAAAACGGGAAGCCTAGTGCAGGGCCGGGGCTGGGGCAAGGAAAAGCAGCGTGCGCGAGCCCATCGGCAGCGAACAAGCCAGCAACGGCAAGGGGTTGCCGCCGCCGGGGCCGGGTAGAATGGGGTTCGATCCCGGCCCGTATGCGGGCCTGCAACAGGAGAATCGCATGCTCTATCGTCGCCTCGGCTCTACCGGCCTGCCGGTGTCCGCCCTGTCCTTCGGCGCCTGGGTGACCTTCGGCGACCAGGTGCCGCGTGACGAGGCCCGCAACCTGATCGCTGCCGCCTGGGATCACGGCATCAACTTCTTCGACAACGCCGAGGGCTATGCCAACGGCCGCGCCGAGCAGGTGATGGGCGATGTGATTGCCGACCTGCGCCTGCCGCGCGACGGCTACTGCGTGTCCAGCAAGGTGTTCTTCGGCAGCGCCAAGG contains these protein-coding regions:
- a CDS encoding nucleoside transporter C-terminal domain-containing protein; translated protein: MVEGLGRIGFGLFGLAVLIGITWLFSNNKRAVDWKLVITGITLQIAFAALVILVPGGRDVFDALGKGFVKILSFVNEGSGFIFGSLMDTKNYGFIFAFQVLPTIIFFSALMGVMYHLNVMQGIVRVMAWSITKVMRVSGAETTSVCASVFIGQTEAPLTVRPYIARMTQSELLTMMIGGMAHIAGGVLAAYVGMLGGGDPVQQAFYAKHLLAASIMAAPATLVVAKLLIPETGTPLTRGTVKMEVEKTSSNIIDAAAAGAGDGLKLALNIGAMLLAFIALIALLNAPLTWIGDVTGLAAAIGKPTNLSTIFGYVLAPIAWVIGTPWADATTVGSLIGQKVVINEFVAYTELSQIVNGQVAGVSLSDEGRLIATYALCGFANFSSIAIQIGGIGGLAPERRHDLAKFGLRAVLGGTIATFMTATIAGVLTHFS